In Pseudomonas sp. ADAK18, a single window of DNA contains:
- the uvrB gene encoding excinuclease ABC subunit UvrB translates to MSDFQLVTRFEPAGDQPEAIRLMVEGIEAGLAHQTLLGVTGSGKTFSIANVIAQINRPTLVLAPNKTLAAQLYGEFKAFFPNNAVEYFVSYYDYYQPEAYVPSSDTFIEKDASINDHIEQMRLSATKALLERKDAIIVTTVSCIYGLGSPETYLKMVLHVDRGDKLDQRALLRRLADLQYTRNDMDFARATFRVRGDVIDIYPAESDLEAIRIELFDDEVESLSAFDPLTGEVIRKLPRFTFYPKSHYVTPRETLLGAIDGIKEELVERLEYLRSNNKLVEAQRLEQRTRFDLEMILELGYCNGIENYSRYLSGRESGQAPPTLFDYLPADALLVIDESHVSVPQVGAMYKGDRSRKETLVEYGFRLPSALDNRPMRFDEFENISPQTIFVSATPGNYEAEHAGRVVEQLVRPTGLVDPQIEIRPALTQVDDLLSEISKRVALEERVLVTTLTKRMSEDLTDYLADHGVRVRYLHSDIDTVERVEIIRDLRLGTFDVLVGINLLREGLDMPEVSLVAILDADKEGFLRSERSLIQTIGRAARNLNGRAILYADRITGSMERAIGETDRRRDKQIAFNLANGITPKGVFKDVADIMEGATVPGSRSKKRKGMAKAAEENAKYENELRSPSEITKRIRQLEEKMYQLARDLEFEAAAQMRDEIGKLRERLLAV, encoded by the coding sequence ATGTCGGATTTCCAGTTAGTCACCCGCTTTGAGCCTGCCGGCGATCAACCGGAAGCCATCCGCCTGATGGTCGAAGGCATCGAGGCCGGGCTGGCGCACCAGACGCTGCTCGGGGTGACGGGTTCGGGCAAGACCTTCAGCATTGCCAATGTCATCGCCCAGATCAATCGCCCAACGCTGGTGCTGGCGCCGAACAAGACCCTGGCTGCGCAGCTGTATGGCGAGTTCAAGGCGTTCTTCCCGAACAACGCGGTGGAGTACTTCGTTTCCTACTACGACTACTACCAGCCGGAAGCCTACGTGCCGTCCTCCGATACGTTTATCGAGAAAGACGCGTCGATCAACGACCATATCGAACAGATGCGCCTGTCAGCGACCAAGGCGTTGCTGGAGCGCAAGGACGCGATCATCGTCACCACGGTGTCGTGCATCTATGGTTTGGGCAGCCCGGAAACCTATTTGAAGATGGTGTTGCACGTCGACCGTGGCGACAAACTCGACCAGCGCGCCTTGCTGCGTCGCCTGGCAGACTTGCAGTACACCCGCAACGACATGGACTTCGCCCGGGCCACCTTCCGCGTGCGCGGTGATGTGATCGACATCTACCCGGCGGAATCCGACCTGGAAGCGATCCGCATCGAGCTGTTTGATGATGAAGTGGAGAGCTTGTCGGCTTTCGACCCATTGACCGGCGAAGTGATCCGCAAGCTGCCGCGCTTCACCTTCTACCCCAAGAGCCACTACGTGACCCCGCGGGAAACCCTGCTGGGCGCGATCGACGGCATCAAGGAAGAATTGGTCGAGCGTCTGGAATACTTGCGCTCCAACAACAAGCTGGTGGAAGCCCAGCGGCTGGAGCAGCGCACCCGTTTCGACCTGGAAATGATCCTCGAACTGGGTTACTGCAACGGCATTGAAAACTACTCGCGCTACCTGTCGGGTCGCGAGTCCGGGCAGGCGCCGCCCACCTTGTTTGACTACCTGCCGGCCGACGCCTTGCTGGTGATCGACGAGTCCCACGTCAGCGTGCCGCAAGTCGGCGCGATGTATAAGGGCGACCGTTCGCGTAAAGAAACCTTGGTGGAATACGGTTTCCGCCTGCCGTCGGCGCTGGATAACCGGCCGATGCGCTTCGATGAGTTCGAAAATATTAGCCCGCAGACGATTTTTGTCTCGGCCACTCCGGGTAATTACGAAGCGGAGCATGCCGGGCGTGTGGTTGAGCAGTTGGTGCGCCCGACCGGCTTGGTGGACCCGCAAATCGAAATCCGCCCGGCGTTGACCCAGGTCGACGACCTGCTCTCGGAAATCAGCAAGCGTGTAGCTCTGGAGGAGCGGGTGCTGGTGACCACGCTGACCAAGCGCATGTCCGAAGACTTGACCGACTACCTGGCCGACCACGGCGTGCGGGTGCGCTATTTGCACTCGGACATCGACACCGTGGAGCGCGTTGAGATTATCCGCGACCTGCGCCTGGGCACCTTCGACGTGCTGGTGGGCATCAACCTGTTGCGCGAAGGCCTGGACATGCCGGAAGTGTCGCTGGTGGCGATTCTCGATGCCGACAAGGAAGGCTTCCTGCGCTCCGAGCGCTCGTTGATCCAGACCATTGGCCGGGCCGCCCGTAACCTTAATGGCCGGGCTATTCTGTATGCCGACCGCATCACCGGCTCCATGGAGCGGGCGATTGGCGAGACCGACCGTCGCCGTGACAAGCAGATTGCGTTCAACCTGGCCAATGGCATCACGCCCAAGGGGGTGTTCAAGGACGTCGCCGACATTATGGAAGGCGCCACCGTGCCGGGCTCGCGTAGTAAGAAGCGCAAGGGCATGGCCAAGGCGGCCGAGGAAAACGCCAAGTACGAGAACGAACTGCGCTCGCCGAGTGAGATCACCAAGCGGATTCGTCAGTTGGAAGAGAAGATGTACCAGTTGGCGCGGGATCTTGAGTTTGAGGCAGCGGCGCAGATGAGGGATGAGATTGGTAAGTTGCGCGAGCGGCTTTTGGCTGTTTGA
- a CDS encoding amino acid aminotransferase yields MSLFSAVEMAPRDPILGLNEAFNADTRTTKVNLGVGVYCNEEGKIPLLRAVAEAEAIRVAQHAARGYLPIDGIVAYDQAVQKLLFGNDSPLISSGRVITAQAVGGTGALKIGADFLKQLLPDAVVAISDPSWENHRALFEAAGFPVQNYRYYDAATHDVNRAGLLEDLNALPPQSIVVLHACCHNPTGVDLSPADWKQVLDVVKAKNLVPFLDMAYQGFGDGIDEDAAAVRLFAESGLTFFVSSSFSKSFSLYGERVGALSIVTDSKEESARILSQVKRVIRTNYSNPPTHGAAIVAAVLNNPELRAQWEAELAEMRLRIRGMREQMVAELAKAAPGHDFSFVGRQRGMFSYSGLTVEQVTRLRSEFGIYALDTGRICVAALNQANIGAVTKAIVQVL; encoded by the coding sequence ATGAGCCTGTTCTCCGCTGTCGAAATGGCACCACGCGATCCAATCCTGGGCCTCAACGAAGCATTCAACGCCGATACCCGGACCACCAAGGTGAACCTTGGCGTGGGCGTTTACTGCAACGAGGAGGGGAAAATTCCACTCTTGCGTGCCGTTGCCGAAGCGGAAGCCATTCGCGTGGCGCAACACGCCGCCCGTGGCTACTTGCCGATCGACGGTATCGTTGCCTACGACCAGGCTGTGCAAAAGCTGCTGTTTGGCAATGACTCACCGCTGATCAGCTCCGGCCGTGTCATCACCGCTCAAGCCGTCGGCGGTACCGGCGCACTGAAAATCGGTGCCGACTTCCTCAAGCAACTGCTGCCTGACGCCGTCGTCGCCATCAGCGACCCAAGCTGGGAAAACCACCGCGCACTGTTCGAAGCGGCCGGTTTCCCGGTGCAGAACTATCGCTACTACGACGCCGCCACCCACGACGTAAACCGTGCCGGCCTGCTGGAAGACCTCAACGCCCTGCCGCCACAGTCCATCGTTGTGCTGCACGCCTGCTGCCACAACCCGACCGGCGTCGACCTGAGCCCGGCTGACTGGAAACAAGTGCTGGACGTGGTCAAGGCGAAAAACCTCGTGCCGTTCCTCGACATGGCCTACCAGGGCTTTGGCGACGGAATCGACGAAGACGCCGCTGCGGTGCGCCTGTTCGCCGAATCGGGCCTGACCTTCTTTGTGTCCAGCTCGTTCTCCAAGTCGTTCTCGCTGTACGGCGAGCGCGTCGGCGCACTGTCCATCGTCACCGACTCCAAAGAAGAAAGCGCGCGCATCCTGTCCCAGGTCAAACGCGTGATCCGCACCAACTACTCCAACCCGCCGACCCACGGCGCGGCGATTGTGGCTGCGGTATTGAACAACCCTGAGCTGCGCGCCCAGTGGGAAGCCGAACTGGCCGAAATGCGCCTGCGCATTCGCGGCATGCGCGAGCAGATGGTGGCCGAACTGGCCAAGGCAGCTCCGGGCCACGACTTCAGCTTCGTCGGCCGCCAGCGTGGGATGTTCTCCTACTCCGGCCTGACCGTTGAACAAGTCACCCGCCTGCGCAGCGAGTTTGGCATCTACGCCCTCGACACCGGCCGCATCTGCGTGGCCGCGTTGAACCAGGCGAACATCGGTGCCGTGACCAAGGCTATCGTTCAGGTGCTGTAA
- a CDS encoding DUF2986 domain-containing protein yields the protein MNRRKKIKQLLKAHAKKASAKLAPASKDKYISKADRLKLEAEPTQDESTSSER from the coding sequence ATGAACCGCCGTAAAAAAATCAAGCAGCTCTTAAAGGCCCACGCCAAAAAAGCCAGCGCCAAATTGGCACCCGCCAGCAAAGATAAATACATCAGCAAAGCTGACCGACTGAAGCTGGAAGCTGAACCCACTCAGGACGAAAGCACTTCCTCCGAGCGCTGA
- a CDS encoding alpha/beta hydrolase, with translation MQRFNQKLAWLPRFRIRNRFTPRVIQALLRASQMAGAGKLLKHGLEAQSRWVSVGGLSVPVRIIRPKGKAKGVVLDIHGGGWVIGNAQMDDDLNAAMVKACDVAVVSVDYRLAVSTPVEGLMEDCLVAARWLLGDDCQEFAGLPVIVVGESAGAHLGAATLLALKQWPALLERVSGALLYYGVYDLTGTPSVRAAGPETLLLDGPGIVEALRLLTPGLSDEERRQPPLSPLYGDFAGLPPALMFVGELDPLRDDTLDLAERWVKSAAVEVFLLPSAAHGFIHFPTAMASSVLAYSREWITARIEARKVGQRSEEVLSS, from the coding sequence ATGCAGCGTTTCAACCAGAAGCTCGCCTGGTTGCCGCGCTTTCGAATCCGTAATCGCTTCACGCCCCGTGTGATCCAGGCGCTGTTGCGCGCCAGTCAAATGGCCGGCGCGGGCAAGTTGCTCAAGCACGGGCTAGAGGCGCAAAGCCGGTGGGTGAGTGTGGGCGGCCTTTCTGTGCCTGTGCGCATCATCCGGCCGAAAGGCAAAGCCAAAGGCGTGGTGTTGGATATCCACGGCGGTGGGTGGGTGATCGGTAATGCGCAGATGGATGACGACCTTAACGCGGCCATGGTAAAGGCGTGCGACGTGGCGGTGGTCTCGGTGGATTATCGGCTTGCGGTCAGCACGCCGGTTGAAGGCCTGATGGAGGACTGTCTGGTGGCCGCCCGCTGGCTGCTGGGTGACGACTGTCAGGAGTTTGCCGGTTTGCCGGTGATTGTCGTGGGTGAATCGGCCGGGGCGCATCTTGGTGCGGCCACGTTGCTGGCGTTGAAGCAATGGCCCGCGTTGCTTGAGCGGGTGAGCGGGGCGCTGTTGTATTACGGCGTTTACGATTTGACGGGTACGCCGAGCGTGCGCGCGGCGGGCCCTGAAACGCTGCTGTTGGATGGGCCCGGGATAGTTGAGGCGTTGCGACTGCTCACGCCGGGCCTGAGCGACGAGGAACGCCGGCAGCCGCCGTTGTCACCGCTGTATGGCGACTTTGCCGGTTTACCGCCTGCGCTGATGTTTGTCGGTGAGTTGGACCCGCTGAGGGACGACACGCTTGATTTGGCTGAGCGGTGGGTGAAGTCAGCAGCGGTTGAGGTGTTCCTGTTGCCGTCTGCGGCCCACGGGTTTATTCATTTTCCGACTGCGATGGCCAGCAGCGTGCTTGCTTACAGCCGTGAGTGGATCACGGCTCGTATCGAGGCGCGGAAGGTGGGTCAGCGCTCGGAGGAAGTGCTTTCGTCCTGA
- a CDS encoding DUF6124 family protein yields MFKVTPNPPNTPDLKLHQAAQRAINHYLNPGTDAETAPKTAALFSVAAGASNETLIANSYETTSSISALLLDLSDELTGKDRDVALAIHQLSELSVLLIGKLMDRETPCS; encoded by the coding sequence ATGTTCAAAGTCACGCCAAACCCTCCAAACACCCCGGATCTGAAACTCCACCAGGCTGCCCAACGCGCCATTAATCACTACCTCAATCCCGGCACTGATGCCGAGACCGCCCCAAAGACCGCCGCCCTTTTTAGCGTCGCCGCCGGCGCCAGCAACGAAACCCTGATCGCCAACAGCTACGAAACCACCTCCTCTATCAGCGCCCTGCTGCTCGACCTGTCCGACGAACTGACCGGCAAAGACCGCGACGTCGCGCTGGCCATTCACCAACTGAGTGAGTTGAGCGTATTGCTGATCGGCAAACTGATGGACCGCGAAACACCGTGTAGCTAA
- a CDS encoding RES family NAD+ phosphorylase: protein MICIECVTPETLKKLFDAHSQEAECKYCQRRGTAIEAHVLFEYVYARVSENIARKEDLSEYELSMMYGARVELFPIAEIDIVLSEWLDLGNESYFDDLRSGVPSEFNLDDVGDTTHFYGEDDAMEVNSYEGFWDQFVEGVLYTHRFFNANAGKFLDSVFSMLVADDEGLKPEAIRTIVNGDLMYRARLAKGFSEAEKIINDPAGQFGPTPRFMASSQRMTPNGISALYCALERETCLSEIRSITGDHVVSAALTPVAELKLLDLTALDQVEPPDLSLLDVGFRDALHRKVFLGSLVKKMSRPKARNDELSYLSTQVVFEYLRLRFGKQVDGLVFPSVQTGETGTNVVLFPEASRLAYVPPPEANAERLGDEKPPVVVEVELDNPFKPPTKVIVVHDSIRYHKVTAIETQAREYRHIYDIFMSDETRKRLNLG from the coding sequence ATGATTTGTATTGAATGTGTCACTCCGGAAACTCTCAAGAAGCTGTTCGATGCGCACAGTCAGGAAGCTGAATGCAAATATTGCCAGCGCCGTGGGACGGCTATTGAGGCCCATGTTCTATTTGAATACGTCTATGCCCGGGTTAGCGAGAATATTGCCCGTAAGGAGGATCTCTCGGAATACGAGCTCAGCATGATGTATGGGGCCAGGGTTGAACTGTTCCCCATTGCAGAAATAGACATTGTTCTCTCGGAATGGTTGGATCTCGGAAATGAATCATATTTCGACGATTTGCGTAGCGGCGTTCCCTCCGAATTCAATCTAGATGATGTCGGCGACACTACGCACTTTTATGGCGAAGATGACGCGATGGAGGTGAACTCCTACGAAGGTTTTTGGGACCAGTTCGTTGAGGGTGTGCTGTACACGCACCGTTTCTTCAACGCGAATGCCGGAAAATTTCTCGACTCGGTTTTCTCTATGTTGGTCGCCGATGACGAAGGACTTAAGCCTGAAGCCATCCGGACCATAGTAAATGGCGACTTGATGTACCGTGCGCGTCTTGCTAAAGGCTTCAGCGAAGCAGAGAAAATAATCAATGATCCCGCTGGTCAATTCGGCCCAACTCCGAGGTTCATGGCAAGCAGTCAAAGGATGACGCCGAACGGAATCTCCGCTCTGTATTGCGCGCTGGAGCGAGAGACCTGTCTGAGCGAAATCCGCTCCATCACCGGGGATCACGTGGTGAGCGCAGCGCTGACTCCAGTCGCCGAACTGAAGCTCCTTGACCTCACGGCCCTAGACCAGGTTGAACCCCCGGATCTGTCGCTTCTGGACGTGGGGTTTCGTGATGCACTACACCGCAAGGTATTCTTGGGCTCACTTGTCAAAAAGATGTCCAGGCCAAAGGCTCGTAATGATGAGCTGAGCTATCTTTCGACCCAGGTGGTGTTCGAGTACTTACGGCTGCGCTTTGGCAAGCAGGTCGACGGTCTGGTCTTCCCATCCGTGCAGACGGGCGAGACGGGTACCAACGTAGTCTTGTTCCCCGAGGCAAGCCGCCTTGCCTATGTACCGCCGCCGGAGGCCAATGCTGAAAGACTTGGCGACGAAAAGCCTCCCGTTGTGGTCGAGGTCGAATTGGACAATCCGTTTAAGCCACCTACCAAGGTAATTGTTGTGCACGACTCAATTCGGTATCACAAGGTAACTGCTATTGAGACCCAGGCCCGCGAGTATCGCCATATCTACGATATCTTCATGAGCGACGAGACACGCAAGCGGCTGAACTTGGGCTAG
- a CDS encoding DUF4365 domain-containing protein, whose translation MDLPKAGTTYTQERLGIAAVQLYAARRNQIWRETGTGDVGIDGNIEFVNAEGFATGRIVAVQVKSGPSYFKNPTLQGWKFYPERKHRNYWESFSLPVLLVLHDPDTNKSYWADARQALRSTREESAFIEVLSSNHLEETDAIAIFENAGVLDQPFISEIPEILRCLIATKSNEGTFPLSYFDLFVHGLTNICRSIYYGMDMVVNSVEYNLEAANSPHGMGMGHQEHQFAFGFVKFLVAQGLAHIDLSDCLIDWVDRDMHPHFVAPLSSRGRALVRLIHQEETRLVADGQMQDEGSLHVAQEAFFEMVPASYFRRFPRIRRFQDAFES comes from the coding sequence ATGGATTTGCCGAAAGCAGGCACAACGTACACACAAGAGCGTTTAGGTATTGCCGCTGTCCAGCTTTATGCAGCTCGAAGAAATCAGATTTGGCGCGAAACGGGTACAGGGGATGTGGGAATTGATGGAAATATCGAATTCGTAAACGCTGAGGGATTTGCTACAGGCCGGATAGTGGCGGTGCAAGTAAAATCTGGTCCGTCTTATTTCAAAAATCCGACTTTGCAGGGATGGAAATTTTACCCTGAACGCAAGCATAGAAACTATTGGGAGTCATTTTCACTTCCTGTCTTGCTTGTTCTGCATGATCCGGATACCAATAAAAGCTATTGGGCTGATGCACGGCAAGCACTTAGAAGTACACGTGAAGAAAGTGCTTTTATAGAAGTGCTGTCGTCAAATCATCTAGAAGAAACAGATGCTATTGCAATATTTGAAAATGCCGGCGTTCTAGACCAACCCTTCATCTCGGAAATACCGGAAATTCTTCGATGCTTAATAGCTACTAAATCCAATGAGGGGACATTCCCTTTAAGCTATTTTGACTTATTTGTTCATGGGCTAACCAATATATGTCGCAGCATCTACTACGGCATGGATATGGTTGTCAACTCAGTAGAATACAATCTTGAGGCAGCAAACTCCCCACATGGAATGGGCATGGGGCACCAGGAGCACCAATTTGCATTTGGGTTCGTAAAATTCCTTGTCGCACAAGGATTAGCTCACATCGACCTCTCAGACTGTCTCATCGACTGGGTAGATCGTGATATGCACCCGCACTTTGTTGCGCCGCTCAGCTCGAGAGGCCGTGCCCTAGTTCGTCTGATCCATCAAGAGGAAACCCGCCTCGTCGCAGATGGACAAATGCAAGATGAAGGCAGTCTACACGTTGCTCAAGAAGCTTTCTTTGAGATGGTACCGGCGTCATATTTTCGGCGCTTCCCACGAATTCGAAGGTTTCAGGATGCTTTTGAGAGCTAA
- a CDS encoding ASCH domain-containing protein — translation MSIIDDLKVRYPGAIAWKFGDTPEMADELAELVVKGIKTATCGSLSSFKHEDESSTIGDYSIILNSKGEPVCVIRVISMRIVRYCDVDQDLARKEGEGDLSLRYWMQGHKDFFQREGSFDETMELMAEEFELVEVL, via the coding sequence ATGAGCATAATTGATGATTTAAAGGTTAGGTACCCCGGAGCCATTGCATGGAAATTTGGAGATACTCCAGAAATGGCAGATGAGTTGGCTGAGCTTGTTGTTAAAGGAATAAAAACAGCCACATGTGGCTCACTCTCGTCATTCAAGCATGAAGATGAATCATCAACTATTGGCGATTATAGTATCATCCTCAATAGCAAGGGCGAACCTGTATGTGTAATTAGAGTTATTTCGATGCGTATAGTCCGTTACTGCGACGTAGATCAAGATCTTGCAAGGAAGGAAGGCGAAGGGGATCTCAGTCTCAGGTACTGGATGCAGGGCCATAAAGATTTTTTCCAAAGAGAGGGCTCGTTCGACGAAACTATGGAACTTATGGCAGAAGAATTTGAGTTGGTGGAAGTATTGTAA